The following nucleotide sequence is from Thermoplasmata archaeon.
CCCGGAATGCGGCGAAGGACGGGGTCGGGTCCGTCGGCCACTCGCTGAAGACGAACCGGCCGGTCGGCTTTAGGACCCGGCGAACCTCCTGGAACACCCGGTCGTATCCGAGGCCCGGGATCCCGAGGTTGCTCGCGGCGCCGTCGAACAGCTTGCCCCGGTACACGATGTTCCGGGAGTCGAGCATCTCGAACCGGATGTTCCGGATCCCCGCGTTCCCGGCGCGGTAGCTCGCGACGGAGATCGCGCCATCCGCGAGGTCGATCGCGACGACGCCTTGCGGCAGGACCCGCGGCGCGAGCACGCACGCCAGCAGGCCGGTGCCCGTGCCGACGTCGAGGAAGAGCTCGTTCGGCTTCGGGTCCGCGAGGCGCACGACCTCGTGGGTGATCGGCTCGAACCGCGGCGCGACGTTCGCGTCGTAGGCCTCCGCCATCCGGCTGTACTCGTCGACCCAGACGAGCGTCGCCTCGTTCGCGTTCACGGGCCGCGGCCAAGAGGGCTGTCCGGATTAAGGCTTCGCGCCGCGGCGACGCCACAAGGGTTTATGACCGCACCGAAGGTTCCGCTTCTCGTGGCCGAACTGGTCCCGCGATTCAAAGAGGAACAGGTCTTCATCATCCAAGCGTTCATCGTCGCCTCGATCCGGGAGAGCGGCCGGAAGGGCGTCGTGCTCGGGTTGAGTGGCGGCGTCGACTCGGCCCTCGTCGCGAGGTTGTGCGCCGACGCGCTCGGCCCGGCGCGCGTCTTGGCGGTCGCGATGCCCGTGGGAAAAGGCGGCATCGATCTCAGGGACGCCCGAAAGTTCGCGAAGGGGCTCGGCATCGAGTTTCGGGTTGTCGGGATCGCGCCGATCGTGGCCGCCATCGAGAGGCAGCTGAACGCGTCCGGCGCCGGCCGCACCGCCCTCGGGAATATCCGCGCCCGCGCCCGGATGGTCGTCCTCTACTACATCGCGAATACGGAAGGACGCATCGTCATGGGCACGGGGAACAAGTCCGAGATCTGTTGCGGATATTTCTCCAAGTGGGGGGACGGCGGTGTGGACTTCCTCCCGATCGGCGACCTCTACAAGACGCAGGTGCATCAGATGGCCCGCCACCTTGCCCTGCCGCCGGAAATCGTCGACAGGGTGCCGACGGCGGGTCTGTGGACGGGGCAGACGGACGAAGGCGAACTCGGCATCACGTACGACGAGCTCGATCGGATCCTCCTGGGGATCGAGCTGGAGCTGGAGCCCGAGGCGATCGCGGAGAAGGCCGCTGTGCCCTTGGACCACGTGAACCACGTCCGACGCCTCGTCGCCTCGAGCGTCCACAAACGGAAGATGCCGCTAATCCCGAAGGTCGGCATCCGCACGGTGGGCCTCGACTGGCGCGAATAGTCCTCGGCGTTCCTCCAAGGCCGCGAGGAATTTCGTGCGGTCGATGACGTCGAACACGATCTCGCTCGCCCTGAATCCGAACGACTGCCAGAACCGCCGGGGGCGGGAGAGCCGCAGCGAGACGAGGTTCGTGCGGCCGCCCGTGACGAAGAGCGCCGGCTGGCCGAACGGCCGGTGGAGTCCGAGCGGCGCGCGGAACGGGCCGATCTCGTCGAGCGCGCGGATCGTCTCGATGCCCGTGAACGGGATGACGGCGCGGAAGTACCAGCCTTGACGGACGATCAGTCGCGAGCGGGTGATCCAGTGTTCCGTGAGGAGCGGCGACACGGCGAACAGGACGAAGTACGCGACCAGGAGGACGGCGAGGACCGCCACCGGGCCCACGGACAGAGAAGGCAGAAACGCGACGGCCACGGCGACCAGGACGATGAGGCTCGCAAACGCGACGAACCGACCCACGACCAGGGTGCGGCCATAGGGGAAGGAGAGCCGCTTCTCCACGCGCCCCCGACGCCGACGCTTCGGATAAGCGTGATGGCGCGCGTCGGGGCGGAAGACGGAATTGCGTCGTCGAAATTTCACGGGCGTCTCCTCGGCTCCGGACGCGCGGACGCACGTCGTGTCGCGTCGAGATTGAACTTTCAATATGGTATCAATCATAGTGGGATTCGAATAAAAATCGCGCTCGCGGACGACGACAATGTCGCACGTTCCCGTCACAAACCTTTTTGTGCGGCCCGAGGATACCCGCCCCTCCGCGCGCGATTTCCCTGGAGAGGACGCGTGTGAAACATACCTTCTGCTTTGGGGGAGCGGGAGCATATGGAAGAAAGCATCTTCCAACCGTACCTTGGGACCCGTGCGATCTTCAAGATGGACCGGGAGATCCTGCGGCCGTCGTACCTCCCGGAGCGGCTCCCACACCGGGAGGGCCACATCGATCAACTCGCGCAGATCTTGGTGAATGCCCTGAAAGGCGAGCGGCCGAGCAACGTCCTCATCTTCGGGAAGACGGGCACCGGGAAGACGGCCGTGGTCAAGTACATCGAGAACGAGTTCCGGAAGGCCGACGTCGCCCGGATGGTCCAGTACCTCTACCTGAACTGCGAGATCGTCGACACGCCGTACGGCGTGCTGCAGTCGATCGGGAACAAGTTCATCGAGCACCTGCATCAGCGCATCCCGTTCACGGGCCTGTCGACGGACCGAGTGTACAGCCTCCTGCTCGAGAAGCTCGATGAGGAGAAGCGCGTCGTGATCGTGGCGCTCGACGAGATCGACAAGATCGTGCAGAAGAACGGGGACGACATCCTTTACCAGTTGCTGAAGATCAACGACGACCTCTCGAAGGCCCGCGTCTCGCTCATCGGGATATCGAACGACCTGAAA
It contains:
- a CDS encoding methyltransferase domain-containing protein is translated as MNANEATLVWVDEYSRMAEAYDANVAPRFEPITHEVVRLADPKPNELFLDVGTGTGLLACVLAPRVLPQGVVAIDLADGAISVASYRAGNAGIRNIRFEMLDSRNIVYRGKLFDGAASNLGIPGLGYDRVFQEVRRVLKPTGRFVFSEWPTDPTPSFAAFR
- a CDS encoding NAD+ synthase; the encoded protein is MAELVPRFKEEQVFIIQAFIVASIRESGRKGVVLGLSGGVDSALVARLCADALGPARVLAVAMPVGKGGIDLRDARKFAKGLGIEFRVVGIAPIVAAIERQLNASGAGRTALGNIRARARMVVLYYIANTEGRIVMGTGNKSEICCGYFSKWGDGGVDFLPIGDLYKTQVHQMARHLALPPEIVDRVPTAGLWTGQTDEGELGITYDELDRILLGIELELEPEAIAEKAAVPLDHVNHVRRLVASSVHKRKMPLIPKVGIRTVGLDWRE